GAATCGCCATCAGCAATTCAGACGCTCTGGTGCGCGACAGAGGCAGGCCGCGGGCATTGCGAATACGTACCTCTGCAGCGTTATCCACGGTGCGCAACACGATAAGGTAACCGGGGATATCCGCGTTGGGCGCGCCACCGACACCCGCCATGCTGGCAAACAGTGCCGGCTCGACGCTGGCAGTGGCGTCGATATTCGCCAATACCTGTTGCAGGCTGTAGGCGTTTGCGGTCTTGGCCAGTTTGTCCTCGCCTTTGTCGGAGCGCCAGCTGGAGAACCAGCCGTCTTCATCCTCCGACAGTTCGCGGTCAGCGTCGTAAGTGACGTAGAAGAGGCCTAGTTCGGAATCTTCCTGGTGGATCCGGTAAGCGCCGGTATTCAGTGCATGGGCAACAGTGGCCCAGGCCCGGGTCATAGCCAGGTCCAGCGCGATAAACGGTTCCTTACCCGCCGGCTCCATCACCTGCACCTTGACCTTGCCGCCACCGATGGCCTGCGCCACCAGCGACGCCGCTGCGCCGGAAGATTCCGCCGCCAGCGCATTGGACATTTCGTCAATCATCCAGCCTTCACGTTCGGGACTGGTGGATTGGGCCGGCCAGTTCACCGCAACGCTCGCCGGAGTATCCAGCGGCACAGACAGGTGGCGGACATGAATCTCGGTGGTGTCCGGCTGCACCCCGGATTCCACCTGCAAACGGTACTTGTCCTTGGTCTCCGGGTTTTCGCCAAAGGTCAGCCAGGTGGTTTCCATGGTACCGGCGCCGGCATCGGACATGGCGAGCTGCATGCCGGTGGTACGCAGGAAGTAATGCAGTTGCGGCCAGACTTCATCCGGCGGCTGGTTGACCAGCACCCAGCGACGGTTGCCCAGTTTCTGGATTTTTACCCGATCCAGGCCCACGTTGACCGACAGGGCTTGCGGGCGGGGAACCACAAACTCTCCGCGCTCTACTTCGCCGCTAATCTGAGGCACTTCATAGAGCTCCTCCTGATTTTTGCTCGTAACCCCCGCCGGCATCTGCAGCGGCGGCAGGCTGTCCGCCAGTTGATAGTCGTCACCGCGGTCGCGGAAATATCCGTTTTTGCCAAAGATGCCACAGCCACTGAGGGCAGTAACCGCAACACACAGCACGGCTCCGGCGGTAAATTTTGTCATTATTCGTACCTTGTCGATTCTGTCCCGATCGATGATTTTCCGAGGCGGCAAACTTATTCTGCAACGCCAGAACACGGAGGTTGTCAGAGAACGCCGGCGCTGCGCAGTGCTTCTCGCACCAGCGCGTGGTGTTCTCCCGACAGGGCGGTCAGAGGCAGGCGGATTCCACTATCAATGCGGCCCATTTCTTTCAGCGCCCACTTCACCGGTATGGGGTTGGACTCCACAAACAGCGTTTTGTGCAATATGTCGATGCGCTGGTTGATCGCGCGGGCAGTTTCCCCATCGCCAGCCAGGGCGGCTTCACACATCTGTGCAACAGCAGCCGGCGCTACATTGGCGGTCACACTGATATTACCGTGGCCACCCAACAGCATCAGTTCCACCGCGGTGGCGTCGTCACCGGAGTAAACTGCAAATCCTTCCGGCACTCTTTCCAGCACCTGCCGCGCCCGTTCCAGGTCACCGGTAGCCTCTTTGATACCCACGATATTGCTCACTGTTGCGAGTCGCTGCACGGTTTCCGGCAGCATATCCACCGCGGTGCGGCCCGGCACATTGTAGAGAATCTGGGGAATGTCGACGGCTTTGGCCACCGCTTTGTAATGCTGGTACAGGCCTTCCTGAGTAGGCTTGTTGTAATAGGGCGTGACCAGCAGGCAGGCATCGGCGCCGCAGCGAGCTGCCGTGGCGGAGAGTTCGATGGCTTCCGTGGTGGAGTTTGCGCCGGTGCCGGCAATCACCGGGATACGGCCGGCCACCTGGTCCACCACCCGCCGGATCACCTCCAGGTGTTCATGCACATCGAGAGTCGCCGATTCCCCCGTGGTACCCACGGCCACCAAAGCGCGGGTACCCTGTTCAATGTGCCACTCCACCAGCTCGTGCAGTTTCTCCCAATCGAGGCTGCCATCTGCGTACATGGGTGTAACCAGTGCCACCATACTGCCGGAAATCATTGCAACTCCTTCTCCAGCCGGCTTGAATCCGGCCTGTACCACCAAAAATTGAATGCGGTATGTTACTGACCGTACCTGTTCGATGCCAGCGCAAAAAAATCATCGCGCAGCCGCCAGCGGCCCCGGCCAAAAATTGATCATTTTTTGCGCTTCTTGCGCCGTTTTTTCTCTTTCCGGTAAAAAGGTTCCTCGCCCTCGGGGCGGGTCTTGAAACGGCGGTGCACCCACATGTACTGGGCCGGATTCTCGCGCATGCGCGCTTCCACGAACTGATTCACCAGTACCGCATCCTTCAGTTCGTCCCCCGACGGGATTTCCTCGATCGCTGGAAACACCTTGAGGTGGTAAAACCCTTTTTCTTCCAGGCGGGTGACGGTGTAAGGGATCACTTTCGCACGCCCCACCCGGGCAAAACGCGATGTGCCGGTTACCGTGGCGGTCGGAATCCCGAACAGTGGGGCAAATACCCCCTGCTTGATACCGTAGTCCTGATCCGGCGCATACCAGACCGCACGCCCCTTCTGCAGTGCCCGCAACATACCGCGCACGTCCCGGCGCTGGTACACCTCGGAATCCTCTCCGTGGCGCTCGCGCCCCTTGCGTTGCATATAGTCATACACCGGGTTTTTGTGCGGCCGGTACATGCCGTCCACCGGGTGACTCATGGACATGAACGCAGCACCGATTTCCAGTGTGGTGAAGTGCATTGCCATCATGACCACGCCCTGGCCGCGGTCGTTCGCCTCCTGCAGATATTCCAGCCCTTCAATAGTGAAGCGCCGCCGCAGCCAGCGGCTGGAACGGAACCAGGCCATGCCGGTTTCCATCAACGCAATACCGTTGGAGCTGAAATTGCGCCGCAATAACTGCTCGCGCTTTATCGCGGAAAGTTCAGGGAAGCACAGGGCAAGATTGCGCTCGGCAATGTCGCGCCGACTCTTGGCGAAACGCAGCATCAAACGACCAAGGGCGCGACCAAGGGAAATTTGCCAGCGATAGGGCAACTGGGCGAGGAGGTACCAGAGACCGAACAACATCCAGGTCAGCCAGTAACGCGGGTGCAACAGGGCGGCGCGAAAGTGCGGTTTTTCCATAAAACGAGGGCAACTGCTAGCGGAAACAGATATCCGGTCCACATGGATGACCGGAGGAAAGCGGCGCATTATAGCCGCGCCCGCCCCGTTACTGATACTCACCCCACCCCACTATTGACTCGGCGGCCGTTCGAACTGCCGGTACGATCGACACACCCGCGCATGACCGCGCGGTCTGCACCCGGTAAGCGACGGGCAGCCCAGCTACCCTCAGTGACGAAGCAGCGCGTCCAGCTCATCCACCACTTCACACCAGTCTGAGTCTTCGATAATCGCATCCCGCAAGAACTTGCGCTGGCTGTCACTCCAGAACTCAGCTCTGGCCAACTTTTCTTCCCCCTGCAGATGGTGGCGACCGAGGAAGTCTTCGATGGCAGTGTCGTCGGAGCCCAGACCCAGCTGGGCAAACAGGTCGTTGAGTGTGTGGTGGCCGGTTTCCATAGCGATTCCCCTGTCATGTGTCAGTGTGCGCGAAGCACTACTGATTATAGATAGCGGAAACGGCTGGTGGTCCTTGCGGAACCTTGTATAACAATTCGCAGGACCACAAGCGGGTTAAGTCCCAGCCCCCTATTCAGGGGGCGGGGTTTGGGTTGTCATTGTGGATCGCGGCAATGGCAGCCAGCTGCTCCGCATCCAGATTCAGTTCGGCGCTGCCAATGTTGGTTTTCAACTGCTCCATGGTCGTGGCGCCGATGATATTGGCGGTGACGAACGGCTGTTGGGTAACGAACGCCAGCGCCATCTGCGCGGGATCCAGCCCGAATTCACCAGCGAGCCCCACATACCGTGCCGTCGCTGCCTCGGCGCGAGCGCCGGTGTAGCGCTGAAAGCGCTCGAACAGGGTGAGGCGCGCACCCTCGGGTCTGGCACCATTAAGGTATTTCCCACTCAGAGTACCGAAAGCGAGGGGGGAATAGGCCAGCAGGCCGCACTGCTCGCGAATGGCCATCTCCGCCAGGCCGACCTCAAACGTCCGGTTCAGCAGACTGTAGGGGTTCTGAATGGACGCGACCCGGGGCTTGCTGCCGTGGGCCGCCAGGCGCAGGTAGCGATGCAGTCCCCAAGGGGTCTCGTTGGAGAGACCGATATGACGCACCTTGCCCGCCGCCACCAGTTCCTGTAGCGCAGACAGGGTTTCGCTGATATCCACACCGTCGTCTTCGCCGTGTACGTAACCGAGCTTGCCGAAATAATTCGACTGCCGCTCTGGCCAGTGCACCTGATAGAGGTCGATATAGTCGGTCTTGAGGCGAGCCAGGGAATCGTCGCAGGCCTTGAGAACCTGTTCGCGACTGAGACGCGGGCCGCCGCGGATATGGCTCACGCCGGAATTGCCTTCGCCGCGCCCGGTCACCTTGGTCGCCAGCACCAGCCCCGCGCGATTGCGCCGCTTCTGCAACCAGTTGCCAATAAATTCTTCCGTGCGCCCGTAGGTTTCCGCCTTTGGCGGCACAGGGTACATCTCCGCGCAGTCGATAAAGTTCACCCCGTGGGCGACGGCGTAATCCAGTTGTTCGAAGGCCTCGGCCTCACTGTTCTGCTCACCAAAGGTCATGGTGCCAAGGCAGATCTTGCTGACCTGAAGATCGGTTTTTCCGAGCTTGCGGGTTTCCATGGAATGACTCCTACGGGATCAAAAGTATCGGATTATAAAACGGAAACGCCGGGCAATTGCCCGGCGCTGGTGTTGGCCTGAAGCCAGACGGGTTGGCGGGGCTTACTGGAAGTCCGCTGCCACCAAGGGACTGGTATCGGCATCGTAGTCGATACCGTCTACACCGAAACCAAACAGCTTGAGGAAGTCGTCGCTGTAGCCTTTGTAGTCGGTCAGCTCGAACAGGTTGGCCTCGGTTACTTCCGGCCACAGCTTTTCAATTTTGGCCTGGGTTTCCGCGCGCAGTTCCCTGTCGTCCATACGGAAGCGGTTGACGTCATCGAGGCGAGGGCTGTCGGTGTACAGGCCTTCAGTGTACAGGCGGTAAAGCTGTTCGATACAACCTTCGTGGGTGCCCTCTTCTTTCATCACTTTGTAGACAAGGGAGATGTACAGCGGCATCACCGGGATGGCAGAGCTGGACTGGGTCACCAGAGCTTTCAGTACTGCAACATTGGCGCTGGCGTTGCCGCTGTCGCTGATGGCCTTGGCGGCACGGTCCAGGTCTTCCTTGGCCTTGCCGATGGTGGCGTGGCCGTAGATCGGCCAGGTGAGTTTTTCACCGATGTAGGTATAGGCAACAGTTTTGCAGTCGTCCGCGAGTACACCCGCGTCGCCCAGGGCTTTCATCCACAGTTCCCAGTCTTCACCACCCATCACTTTGACGGTGGCTGCGATTTCTTCCTCGCTCGCCGGGTCAACACTGATATCGGAAATTTCCAGCTTGTCGGTGTTGAGGTTTTTCGCGGTGTAGGACTTGCCGATGGGCTTGAGTACAGAGCTGTACAGTTCGCCGGTTTCCGGATCGGTACGACGGGGAGACGCGAGGCTGTAGATAACCAGGTCTATCTTGCCGAGATCCTGTTTGATCAGGTCAATAGTCTGGGCTTTGATTTCGTTGGAGAAGGCATCGCCGTTAATGCTTTTCGCATACAGACCGGCTTTGTGGGCCTCCTCTTCAAAGGCCACAGAATTGTAGTAGCCGGCAGAAGCGGTGCGCTTGTCGGTGGGCGGCTTCTCAAAGAAAACCCCGACGGTACCGGCACCACAGCCAAAGGCGGCGGTGAT
This is a stretch of genomic DNA from Microbulbifer bruguierae. It encodes these proteins:
- the bamC gene encoding outer membrane protein assembly factor BamC; translated protein: MTKFTAGAVLCVAVTALSGCGIFGKNGYFRDRGDDYQLADSLPPLQMPAGVTSKNQEELYEVPQISGEVERGEFVVPRPQALSVNVGLDRVKIQKLGNRRWVLVNQPPDEVWPQLHYFLRTTGMQLAMSDAGAGTMETTWLTFGENPETKDKYRLQVESGVQPDTTEIHVRHLSVPLDTPASVAVNWPAQSTSPEREGWMIDEMSNALAAESSGAAASLVAQAIGGGKVKVQVMEPAGKEPFIALDLAMTRAWATVAHALNTGAYRIHQEDSELGLFYVTYDADRELSEDEDGWFSSWRSDKGEDKLAKTANAYSLQQVLANIDATASVEPALFASMAGVGGAPNADIPGYLIVLRTVDNAAEVRIRNARGLPLSRTRASELLMAIRQNLI
- the dapA gene encoding 4-hydroxy-tetrahydrodipicolinate synthase, with protein sequence MISGSMVALVTPMYADGSLDWEKLHELVEWHIEQGTRALVAVGTTGESATLDVHEHLEVIRRVVDQVAGRIPVIAGTGANSTTEAIELSATAARCGADACLLVTPYYNKPTQEGLYQHYKAVAKAVDIPQILYNVPGRTAVDMLPETVQRLATVSNIVGIKEATGDLERARQVLERVPEGFAVYSGDDATAVELMLLGGHGNISVTANVAPAAVAQMCEAALAGDGETARAINQRIDILHKTLFVESNPIPVKWALKEMGRIDSGIRLPLTALSGEHHALVREALRSAGVL
- the lpxL gene encoding LpxL/LpxP family Kdo(2)-lipid IV(A) lauroyl/palmitoleoyl acyltransferase, yielding MEKPHFRAALLHPRYWLTWMLFGLWYLLAQLPYRWQISLGRALGRLMLRFAKSRRDIAERNLALCFPELSAIKREQLLRRNFSSNGIALMETGMAWFRSSRWLRRRFTIEGLEYLQEANDRGQGVVMMAMHFTTLEIGAAFMSMSHPVDGMYRPHKNPVYDYMQRKGRERHGEDSEVYQRRDVRGMLRALQKGRAVWYAPDQDYGIKQGVFAPLFGIPTATVTGTSRFARVGRAKVIPYTVTRLEEKGFYHLKVFPAIEEIPSGDELKDAVLVNQFVEARMRENPAQYMWVHRRFKTRPEGEEPFYRKEKKRRKKRKK
- a CDS encoding DUF2789 domain-containing protein — its product is METGHHTLNDLFAQLGLGSDDTAIEDFLGRHHLQGEEKLARAEFWSDSQRKFLRDAIIEDSDWCEVVDELDALLRH
- a CDS encoding NADP(H)-dependent aldo-keto reductase, with product METRKLGKTDLQVSKICLGTMTFGEQNSEAEAFEQLDYAVAHGVNFIDCAEMYPVPPKAETYGRTEEFIGNWLQKRRNRAGLVLATKVTGRGEGNSGVSHIRGGPRLSREQVLKACDDSLARLKTDYIDLYQVHWPERQSNYFGKLGYVHGEDDGVDISETLSALQELVAAGKVRHIGLSNETPWGLHRYLRLAAHGSKPRVASIQNPYSLLNRTFEVGLAEMAIREQCGLLAYSPLAFGTLSGKYLNGARPEGARLTLFERFQRYTGARAEAATARYVGLAGEFGLDPAQMALAFVTQQPFVTANIIGATTMEQLKTNIGSAELNLDAEQLAAIAAIHNDNPNPAP
- the fabV gene encoding enoyl-ACP reductase FabV, with protein sequence MIIQPKVRGFICTNAHPQGCAANVREQIEYIKSQPAIDKGPKNVLVVGASTGYGLASRITAAFGCGAGTVGVFFEKPPTDKRTASAGYYNSVAFEEEAHKAGLYAKSINGDAFSNEIKAQTIDLIKQDLGKIDLVIYSLASPRRTDPETGELYSSVLKPIGKSYTAKNLNTDKLEISDISVDPASEEEIAATVKVMGGEDWELWMKALGDAGVLADDCKTVAYTYIGEKLTWPIYGHATIGKAKEDLDRAAKAISDSGNASANVAVLKALVTQSSSAIPVMPLYISLVYKVMKEEGTHEGCIEQLYRLYTEGLYTDSPRLDDVNRFRMDDRELRAETQAKIEKLWPEVTEANLFELTDYKGYSDDFLKLFGFGVDGIDYDADTSPLVAADFQ